In the genome of Caldalkalibacillus thermarum, the window GCCGTGGGCATGTTGATAAAATCTAGTTCCGGAGGGAGCAATCCTAAATGAGGAGCTCGGCAATTTGAGATAAACAAACACTGGGGAAGCGGTCGACTTTTCATCATTAGATGTCTGGTAAGTTCATAACTGATCATCCCTCCCATACTGTGGCCAAAGAAATAATACGATTCATTAGGCTCACTGGGAATGAGCGTTTCAGCGGCAGATAAAATTAGCTGAAGGTGCTCCTCCCATTTTACGCTAGGCGTCGGACGAGGATAGTTAAAAGTGACAATTTTGCAATCTGAATCTAAATATTTCTGCCATTGTCGATATACTAATGTACTGCCACCAGCGTATGTGAAACAAATCACAGTTTTGGGGCACATGGAATATTCTCCCTTTACAGGTTAAAATCATTATCATTAACAATTTAAATTTATATTTATTTTAATTATTTACAAAAAAATCAAAGAGAACCTCACCGAACACTAGGGCAACAAGTTGGCCTACGATCTGCAAGAAATTCTAGAATATTGTGCATTTTCACCCGGTGAAGGAGCAACTTTGGGACGTCAACCGGATCTATTCCCGTGAGGAGACGTAAACCATCCTGGAGCCAGTGCTGCTGGAGACAGAGTTGGCAAGCGATATGGCACTCGTGCAGATGGGATTGACGCTACGACGCTGGATGGAAGAGATCCCTGCTTATCCAAGAGAGCTGCTATTACTAAATGGGAATATTCACCGTAAAACGCCCGTAAAGCAGGTGGAGCAAATTTATCAAGTTTAATATTTTCGCCATTATTAGTATTCATATATTACTTTATTCAATAAATTGAAATTTTTTATCAAAATCTTATTGCTAAATGTAACTCTTGAGTCAACGCGGATAATGACTTTTTATTATTAATTTTATTCATAATAGGAATAAAATGCAAGTTAATATTTTGTAAAATGTTGTTCGTCTTTGATATTGTCATATTGTCATCAGTGAAAATGTCACTATGGGAAAGGAAAGAGTGACATTGAGCAAATAGGATTGTCAGAGTTTACGGTTTTAAAACAAGAAATTACGGAAAATAAAGTTATGATTCAGGTGGAGACATTGGATCCCCCTGAGCGTTGTCCTTACTGTGGTTTTCAAGAGTTGAAAAAGCATGATCAACGCTTGAGAAGAGTACGTGACCTGCCCATTCATAACCGACCGGTTTATTTGATCATCCAACTCAAGCGTTGGCACTGTACCAACTGCCAGGAAATCTTTGATGAGCACCTCCCATCTGTACCAAAAAGCAACATCAAACTCATCGTTTCAGAAAATATGTTTTCGACATGTGTCACGGAGTGACCATCAGTTATGTGAGTCGGCAGGTCCATCTGCCCTATAAGACCGTTGAACGCATTTATTACGACCTCGCTGAACAGGAAATAAATAAAGTTGAATCCTCTCCGGATGTATTGGTATTGATGAAATTGCTGTGCGCAAAGGACATGTTTATGAAACCGTTGTTACAGACTTAGTGTTAGGCCAAGTTCATGAGATGAGAGCCAACCGTGACTATGAATCAGCATTGGATGTCATGAGCACATTTTGTGAGCAAGACATTCACCTCATTGTCATGGATATGTGGCGCCCGTATTATAAAGCGGCCCAAACGTTATTTCCTCATGCTACAATTGTGATCGATAAATATCATGTGGTTCAAAAAGTCAATCAGGCTTTTGATGTGATCCGCAAATCTGTATCTAAAGAGTTGAAAGGGGTAAAGAACGGGCGCTTTGCCTTGCTTAAACGTCATTTCCGTTTAACCGACAAACAAAATAAGAAGCTAGATGAATATCACAGTCAATCAGAGGAGCTAGCCTATGCTTATTACCTGAAAGAGTGGTTTTATGATCTCTATGAGCAACATGACTCTAACCAGGCAGAAACATTCCTAGATACCTGGATTCAAGCAGCCCTTCAAAGTCCATTCAAGCCTTTTCATGATTTCAGCAAGACACTGGTGACTTGGAAAACTCATATTTTAGCCTATTTTCGGTTACCCTATACCAATGCAAGGACAGAAGGTACAAACCATAAGATTAAGAACCTTAAAAGAAGGGCTTATGGCTACCGGAATAGAGAACGATTTAGGTTAAGAGTTAAGCTTGAATGTGGCTGTTTTCAACAAGCTCATTCCCTTCTTCACTTCACCTCAGCATAGATGATGTCGCTTCAAGCCTCAAGCCAAAAGTGCTTGACCCTTTCGCGCCATCATCTCTTGATTGACTAGGTGAAGAAGGAGATTTTACAGCCTATTCAAGGCCCGGAAATGTGCGAGCTCCACAAAAAATGACGAAGAGCCCCTTTGTTTAATATTGGATAAGTGTCCCAGGATCACTGATCTACTAATAGATTAAATGATAATTATAATAATATTCTGATATTAAACAACCTCCGTTGCCATACCTATGTTTACCAGCCCTTGCCGTAATGCAGCTATCCCCTGGCCAACAGCATTGAAATAGATTTTACCATTGATATAGATAAAGTGAAGGTGACTTTTGGAGCATAACATCTTCCCCGAGTTCGACAGTTTGAAACCTTTTTTGGACAAACAAAATTTACAAAATGCTTTTAAATCAAGGCAGATTCGGATGAGTACCCAGAAAAATCGCGAGATTTTCATAGGCACACGTTTGTTAAATTTTTACTTTACAATTAGCTATTTATAATATACAATATAGGCATGTACATACGTCGAGTCACTCGTAAAAACAAAGATGGATCTGTCACCGCTTATCTTCAACTTGCTCATAACGAATGGGATCCGAAGGCCAAATATTCAAAAGCGAAGGTGATCTATTCTTTCGGTCGGGAAGATGAATTGGACCGTGCGGTCCTGGAGCGTCTGGCCAAAAGCATTTCGCGATTCCTTTCCCCTGAGCAAGCATTTGAAGCCAGGGATGCGATTGGAGAAACAGCCGAATTTTTGTTTCAGTCTTACAAACGCCTGGGCGGCGTTTGGATGCTGGATCAGCTCTGGCGCAAATTAGGGATGGATCGGATTCTTCAGCAACTGTTTGCTTCTCGCCATCACCAGCTGGATATCGAACGGCTGATCTTTGCCATGGTGGCCAATCGCGCCCTGGCCCCATCCAGCAAATTAGCCATGGAAGATTGGGTTCGGGAAGAAGTCTACATTCCCGGGCTGTCCCAAGTGGCGAGCCATCAGCTCTATCGAGCGATGGACGAACTGTTGGCTGTTCAGTCTGAGTTGGAGTATCAAGTCTATGGGGCTGTTTCCGACCTGTTGAATCTGGAGGTCGATCTGCTGTACTTTGATACCACTTCCTCTTACTTTGAAGTGGATCCGTCCGAAGCCCCGGAAGAAGATACGTTTCGGAAACAAGGGTTTTCAAAAGATAAACGGCCGGATCTGTTGCAGGTGGTGATTGGCCTTGCCGTGACGCGGACAGGGATCCCCATCCGCTGTTGGGTTTGGCCAGGGAACACGATGGACATGACCGTTGTTGAGCAGGTGAAAAAGAACTTGATCGGATGGAAATTGGGCCGTGTCATTAGCGTCATGGACCGTGGCTTCTCGTCTGAGGAAAACTTGCGTACGTTGCAACGCGCAGGTGGGCACTACATCGTTGGGGAAAAGATGCGTTCCGGTAAAGCAGCCTCCAAAGAGGCGATGAGCACAAGAGGCAGGTACCATCAGGTTCGAGAGAACCTGCATGTCAAAGAGATCATCGTCGGTGACGGTGAAGCACGCAAGCGCTATGTGTTGGTATACAATCCCAAAGAAGCTGAACGCCAACGGGAGGAACGCAAAAAGTTACTGGAAAAATTGCAGGCCGAACTGGATGGACTGAAACAGTTGTCGCATGAGGTTCATAGCAAAGCGGCCTGCCGCCTACGGTCCCATCCTTCCTATGGCAAGTATCTGCGCCAACTGAAAGATGGCACGCTTCGCCTCAACAAGCAAGCGATTCGGGACGCAGAAAAGTATGATGGAAAATACTTGATTCGAACTTCCGATGATACCTTGTCCCCAGAAGATGTGGCCCTGGGTTACAAACAACTGATAGAAGTCGAGGACGCTTTTCGAACATTGAAATCGACGTTGGAATTGCGCCCGATGTACCACCGATTGGAAGATCGCATTCGCGCCCATATTCTGCTCAGTTGGTTGGCTCTTTTACTGGTTCGAATCGTAGAAGTCCATACGGGGGAATCCTGGCGAAAGGTTCGGGACGAATTGCAACGATTAGCTTTAGGTCATTTTTCCTCGAAAAATGGTGACCTGTATCAGTGTACCGAGATCACCGCCAAACAGCGCCAAATCTTCGCAGCTGTAAGCGTTGAACCTCCCCCAAGGTTCCTCGAGATCCAGCCAAGTTCATAGATACACGTACCAACCATACTGAATCGCTCATGAACCCAGGAGTAGTATGGGTTTATGAGCGTTTTGTTTGCCTAGTAACTGTCGAACTTGGGTCTTCACAAGAACACCTAAAAGGTAAAAAAATAAAGGCCATCATCAGAGGCCTTTGGCATCCCATGGTGAGGTCATGTCCGTTTTTCAGTCTGCCCGAGGGGGTATACACGGAAAACACTCGCTTGCTTATTCCCTTATTGGAAGATCTTCCTTAATGCCCACTTTTTCAATCGGAAAGTGACCTTTCCCTTTGAAGAGAAAACAATGGATTCATCGACGACATTTCCAAATATCCTTGAAGAAAAAACTTCTTCTCCATCGTTTAGAAAGATTTCGGCAGAAGATGAATCTAAAAATATGTGTAATTTGTGAAGAGATGGCAATTCACAATGCCTGGATTCGATTTTGTCTTCCTTAAGACTTTTTCGTTCAAGCGTAGCGCGTTTATTAACAGGGTCGTAAATGAAACGGGCATTTCCCTTAAATGAAATTTCAAGGCTTTCTGTATCAAAGTGCATTGAATCAAGGATTATCTCAACGGATTTTCCATTTACCTGCTCCAGTTTAATTGATCTTCCAGCGATTTGTACATGGGGATAGGTTACCTCTTTTTCGCGAAGCTTTTGTAATTCATCGACAGGTTTTTGATAAAGTCTACCATCTTTTAATTTAAGTTGCCGCGGTATGGTCATACAATGGATCCACCGATGATGAATGGTTGGATGATAAGGTTCATTTTCCTCCGGAACCCCCATCCAGCCAATTAAGAGTCTTCTTCCTTTTTCATCTAACGTTGTTTGCGGAGCATAAAAGTCAAAGCCACGATCCAATTCTATGAACTCACCATGCTCAAAATGTATATTTTTATAGTCCATTTTTCCAACAAAATAACCTGCTTGATAAAGATTATTATACAAATATCCCTTTGGCTGTAATCCTTGGGGAGAAACAATCAAAACATCTTGCCCATCCAGTTCAAACAAGTCCGGACATTCCCACATATAGCCGAATTCCCCAAGACCATTCATATTTCCACCGGCAAGAGCACCTAAATATTTCCACGTATATAGATCATTGGATGAGTAAAGCACGACCCTGCCTTCTTTCTTCTCACTTTGGGCTCCAATGACGACATACCATGTCTCACCTTTTTTCCATACCTTTGGATCACGAAAATGAGCCGTATATCCTTGAGGAAGACGAATAATGGGCCCCTTTTTTTTGAAATGAATCCCATCCTGGGATACCGCTAAGCATTGATAGGACTCACGACGCCCCTCCCTATTTTTTACATTACCTGTATAAAAAAGGAACATCTTTCCTTCATGTTCAATCGCACTTCCTGAATAACAGCCATTTTTTTCATACCATTCACTAGGCGCTAAGGCAGGCGGCTGATGCTCCCAGTGAACGAGATCGGCAGATGTATAATGTCCCCAAAATTTTGATCCATGTTTTGTATCAAACGGGTTCCATTGATAAAAAAGGTGGTAAAGGCCCTGAAAGTGAATAAATCCGTTCGGGTCGTTTAATAAACCCACCGGCGGCATGATATGATAATGCAGCCGAAAGGGATCTTTGCCCACAATATGTTTATATTTGTTGATTTGATCGTACACTTGAATGAATAGCTCTTTTTCACGTTCCGAATTGACGATGATCATGATTGACACTCCTTACTATGATTATTTTTGGTCAATTGTTCTTTCACTTGAGCCAAATTCGGTAACGCAGAATTCGCTCCTTTTACGGAAACGGCTAAACGTGACCACAAATCGTTGCCCTTTTTGGGTCCACTCATAACCCCTTTGTAAAAAGAATAAGGCAAGTACAAGACTCGCCTTATTCCCGCTTTGATTATCCCCCTTTGATTATGCCGCTTTGCTATCGTTTTCAATTTGCTGTTTCAATTTATCCGTATAGCCAAATATCCATGTTAAAGTAAAGGCAACGCCAATCGCAATGAGATTGACGAAAAGATATAACAAGATTTGACCATTTAAGTACAATAAGGTACCAGGAATCACGGTAATCGCCATCCCTGTTGCTTTGAGTCCGAAAATCGATGCGGCAAATCCTCCCGTTGCCCCTCCGATTAACCCCATAATAAATGGTTTGACATATCGTAAATTCACCCCGAAAATAGCAGGTTCTGTAATGCCTAAGAAGGCAGATAAAGAGGATGGCAGAGCTAATGCTTTTAGTTTCTTAGATTTTGTTTTTAATCCGACTGCCAAGGCAGCGCCACCTTGCGCCGCAATGGAACATGTAATAATTGCGTTGAACGGATTGCTTCCAAATTTCTCTAACAACTGAATCTCCAGTAAGTTAAAGATATGATGAACACCTGTGACAACGATAATTTGATGCACCAACCCGATGAACAAGCCGCTTAAGCCAAACGGTAATTCTAAAACCGCTACCGTTCCAGCTAAAATCAATTCCTCTACAGAATGGAAAACAGGACCAATGACAAATAAAGCTAATACAATCATGACCAATAATGTTAGGAATGGCGTTAAAATTAAATCTAACGTTTCCGGGACACGTTTGCGAATTTTTTGTTCAAGCTTAGCCCCTATCATTCCAGCAATAAAGGCAGGGAGAACAGATCCTTGATAACCTAATACGGGGATAAACCCTAGGAACATAATCGGCTCTGCATCTCCTCCTGCAACTGCCCACGCGTTTGGCAACGCCGGACTAACAAGCATTAATCCTAGTACCAAACCGATGACCGATGTACCACCAAACACTCTAAATGTTGACCAGGCAATAAGCGCAGGCAGGAATATGAAAGCAGTATCTGTTAACACTTGAGTAAAGAGAATGAAGTTTTCTGAAATATGATCAGGCGTTAATCCAAAAGATGCTAAGATTTTTTCTTGCATCACCAGACCACGTAAGCCCATAAATAAACCTGTGGCTACTAAAACTGGAATAATCGGAACAAAGACATCACCAAAAGAACGAACCGCCCGTTGAAATGCATTTCCACTTTTAGCAGCTTCTTTTGCTTGTTCAGCCTTTGTTGTAACATTAACTCCTAACTTTCGAACTTCGTCGTAAATCCGATTCACTGTCCCTGTGCCAAGGATGATTTGAAATTGCCCGGAATTGAAAAAGGCCCCTTTCACTTTTTCAATATTTTCTACTCTTTGTAGATCAATTTTTTCTTTGTCTTTAACCATAATACGTAATCTTGTCGCGCAGTGAGCAGCTGATACAATGTTATCGTTTCCTCCGACCGCTTCAATGATTTCCTGAGCAATCTGCCGGTTTTCGGACATCTTATACACTCCTTTCTCAACATCCTTTCGCTCTTCTGTAACCGATTCCATATTATTAAAACATAAATAAAAACATTATTTAAATAACCAGAAATGTAATCGATTCCACATCACCTAAAAAATAATATGGAATCGATTACATACGTATTATACACTATCTCGAATTAATAGTCTATAATCTAATATGATTTTTTTTATCGATTTATCCTTTTTGATAATATGATTTAAAATGAGCTTTGCCGCTTCGCGGCCAGCATTTTCGTTTTGATAGTCGACGGTTGTCAAAGTTGGTGTTACATAATTTGATAATTCGGATGCACCGATTCCCGCAACGGCTATCTCTTTCGGAATGGAAAAACCCTTTTCTTTTATATATTGCATCGCACCGATTGCCAACCGATCAGTAACAGCGAAAATAGCAGTTGGACGGCTTTTCGCATTTTTTAGTATCCTCTTCATCGCTTCGTATCCGGATTGAATATCAAATAAGCCTTTTTGTACCCACTCCTCTTCTACAGGAAAGCCATGCTCTGCCATCACATCCAAGTATCCTTTTTTTCGCCAATACCCTACTGCCCTGTCAGATTCGTCAACGCCAATAAACGCAATTTTTTTATGCCCTTTTTCAATAAACATCGTTGTGATCTCTCTTGCAGCATGATAATCATCATATAATACATTTGAAACACCGGGTATCTCTTGTCCAATAACAACGAACGGAATGTTGAGTTGGTTGATTTCACGCACAAGCTCCCTGTTGATATTGGTAGCATTTAAAATAATCCCGTCAACTTGTCGAACTTTTAGAAGGTTTATATATTCGATCTCTTTTTCTTTCTCTAAATTCGTGTTGGTAAGTAAAATTTGATAACCTTCTTTGGCTAGTACTTCATCAATTCCGCTAACCAATCTACTCGATGTTTCCGTACTAATTTTCGGTAAAATAACGCCAATGACCTTTGTCCGTTTCGTTCGTAAAGACTTGGCATGTTCACTCGGAACATATCCAGTTTCTTCTATTATTTTTAATATTCGTTTCCTTACTTCCTCACTTACATATCCTGAATTATTTAAAACTCGTGAAACCGTTGTCCGAGATACATTGGCCATTTCAGCAATATCTTTTATCGTAGGCACCCGATACCCCCTCCTCCTACCAATGAGACTATCTATTCTATTTTTTTATTAAGGTTAGCCTCCTCCCACAGCTAATTGTTGTGGGCTTTCCCGCCCAGACTTTTGTGAATTAATTCATCACAAGTCCACCATCTACTATCAGGTTTTGACCAGTAACTGCCCTGGCCCAAGGAGAGGCAAAGAACAATACCACATCTGCTAAATCTTCAGGAGTCGTTACTTTTCGTAAAGGAGTTGTGGATTCAATCAGATCAAAAACTTCCTGACTTGTGGCTGAACTGGCATCAGTTGTTCTTAATAGTCCACCAGATACCATATTCACGGTTATGCCATAAGAACCGAGATCTTTGGCCATATTACGCGTGAAACCAAGCAATGCTGCTTTACTGGTGGTATAATCATGATATGGTACAACCGGATTTTGGACCAAGTTAGTTCCGATGTTGATAATCCTTCCAAATCCAATCTTTTTCATATCGGCTAATCCGGCCTGTATAGTATTTAATGCTGCTTTAACGCTCCCATCTAATTGTTGCATATAATCATTCCAGCTAATTGTATCAGGTGTCTTACGATTTTGGGGATCAAATACATAGTTGACCAGTGCATTGTTTACGATGGTCGTAACAGGATGATTGAAATATTTTTTTGCTTGGTCAAACATAGCTGTTACTTGGTTTGAATCTCTGATGTCAGCCTTGATGGCAAGGGTTTGATCACCTAACTCTTCTGCTAATTTATTGGCTAACTTTTCGCTACGATAATAGTTGATTACGACACGGGCACCCTCCCTGGAAAATGCACGTGCAATAGCCGCGCCTAGACCACGACTTGCACCGGTAATAAGCACCACTTGTTCATTGATATTCATTTGACAGACTCCTTTCACATATTGTTAAGTTAGGTTAAGTTTAGATAGATGACTGAAACTGCTAAAATGTGGCCAAAGCATTGGATAAACCCATCTTGGATTTGAGTCAATATCCTGGACACAAAAAAGTTAAGTTTTAAGCGGAATGTTTCACAAGATCTTCCACTTCCTGAGGTGTTCTGTAACCCAGGCGGCTATGGATTCTATTACGGTTATACCACCCTTCTATGAATTGAAATAGGGCTAAGCTTGCCGAATGCAAGTCGAGATACTGTACATGGTTGACTTCCTCTTTCTTTAGGATGGCATGAAATGTTTCGATACAAGCATTGTCATAAGGACATCCCTTTCGGCTGAATGACTGTATGATGCCTTGAGATTTGACATATTGCTCAAATACTTCACTCGTATATTGTGTCCCCAAATCTACGTGCAGAATAAGCCCGCGTTTAGGCTGCATCACAGAAGCCAAGTAACACCATCCATCTTTAAGGGTATGAATGTAGGTGATATCAGCGACCCACTTCTCATGGATGGTGTTGGTGGTGAAATCCTGTTTGAGCAGATTGTCCCGTTGGATCACCTTTTCCTTGCTTGGATAGGGTTTGTATTTCTTTTTCACAATGGAACGAATACCTGACTTCTTCATTAAACGCTGCACTCCCTTTAGGCTGACTTGAAATCCTTCCTGCTTCAACAGAAGATGGATTTTGGGAGCGCCATAGCGCTGTTTGCTCTCCTGATGAATGCTGCTTTATGATTGTCAATGAATTCTGCTAACTCAGTATCCTTTACTTTTTGGCGAATTTGGCCATAGCCTTTTTTAAGATCTCATTCTCTTGTTGGAGACGGAGCATTTCCTTCTTCATCTCAACCATCTCTTTCTGAGTGATGGACTCATCTCCAGAACCCGCTGGAGTAAACTGTTTAATCCATCTGTAAACCGTCACTTCAGATACGCCATATTCGCCGGACAGATCTTTAACAGAAGTTCCTGAATGATAGAGATCCACAATCATTTTTTAAAGTCGTCATTGAATTTCTTTCGGTTCATATTGGACACATCCTCTCCCAATTTTTATTGTAAGGGGCTTAACTAAAATGTGTCCATGAAACTATACTAACACCAAAGCGCGATTGAAGCAATTACATATGAAAGGCTGACCCAGTTGCACTCTGCTTTATCCTCTATTAGCCAAATTCGGTTTGTGCTACTTTATCTTTCCCTTATGATATTTGTTGTAGTGCTTCAACATGTTCCGGGAGCATCTTTCTGCTGGAAATCCACATGAGGTTGAAACCAGGCGTAATTTTTGTTTCCTTTCGCAGTGTTGATGTCTCCTTTCTCAGCAGCCAATATGTTACATAGTTCAAAGGTACGTTGCTGTCCACGAAGGGTGCAAAAAGCAATGATCTTGTCGTCAGTTATTTTCTTTATGAATATTGTTCGGTATGTGATGTGGCCTTTTTTATCCATATAGATAATGTCCACCGGATGATTCATCATCTTCTGTTTCTGTAGGAATTTTTTCATCAGACCATCCACCTTACAGGAACGTTTGTTCTTATTATATACGAACATATGTTTTTATTTCAACCTAAATGAGAGAGATAGTGTATACTTTGTTAAAGAAGGGAGAGTACTGATATGTGCGGCAGATTTACCCTTACTGCAGATGAAAATACAGTCTTAGATCGGTTTAATGCTACTAAAGCAAATGATTTTGAATATGTAAGGCGTTACAACATTGCTCCCAGCCAAACTGTTTTAGCCATTGTCAATGACGGNTTGTAAGACGTTACAACATTGCTCCCAGCCAAACTGTGTTAGCCATTGTCAATGACGGAGAGAAAAACCGTC includes:
- a CDS encoding thioesterase II family protein codes for the protein MCPKTVICFTYAGGSTLVYRQWQKYLDSDCKIVTFNYPRPTPSVKWEEHLQLILSAAETLIPSEPNESYYFFGHSMGGMISYELTRHLMMKSRPLPQCLFISNCRAPHLGLLPPELDFINMPTAELIQVLKQLQVSEDNVHNRYTSHPSLVDKTRQDLMLFQFYRYQNAPPINIPIVVYGGRSDPLVSIADLKAWRTYTNRTFELFLYHGGHFYWQEQKTYFIQNLKRMIEEYDCSQTPIP
- a CDS encoding transposase family protein, which translates into the protein MIQVETLDPPERCPYCGFQELKKHDQRLRRVRDLPIHNRPVYLIIQLKRWHCTNCQEIFDEHLPSVPKSNIKLIVSENMFSTCVTE
- a CDS encoding ISL3 family transposase codes for the protein MRKGHVYETVVTDLVLGQVHEMRANRDYESALDVMSTFCEQDIHLIVMDMWRPYYKAAQTLFPHATIVIDKYHVVQKVNQAFDVIRKSVSKELKGVKNGRFALLKRHFRLTDKQNKKLDEYHSQSEELAYAYYLKEWFYDLYEQHDSNQAETFLDTWIQAALQSPFKPFHDFSKTLVTWKTHILAYFRLPYTNARTEGTNHKIKNLKRRAYGYRNRERFRLRVKLECGCFQQAHSLLHFTSA
- a CDS encoding IS1634 family transposase; translation: MYIRRVTRKNKDGSVTAYLQLAHNEWDPKAKYSKAKVIYSFGREDELDRAVLERLAKSISRFLSPEQAFEARDAIGETAEFLFQSYKRLGGVWMLDQLWRKLGMDRILQQLFASRHHQLDIERLIFAMVANRALAPSSKLAMEDWVREEVYIPGLSQVASHQLYRAMDELLAVQSELEYQVYGAVSDLLNLEVDLLYFDTTSSYFEVDPSEAPEEDTFRKQGFSKDKRPDLLQVVIGLAVTRTGIPIRCWVWPGNTMDMTVVEQVKKNLIGWKLGRVISVMDRGFSSEENLRTLQRAGGHYIVGEKMRSGKAASKEAMSTRGRYHQVRENLHVKEIIVGDGEARKRYVLVYNPKEAERQREERKKLLEKLQAELDGLKQLSHEVHSKAACRLRSHPSYGKYLRQLKDGTLRLNKQAIRDAEKYDGKYLIRTSDDTLSPEDVALGYKQLIEVEDAFRTLKSTLELRPMYHRLEDRIRAHILLSWLALLLVRIVEVHTGESWRKVRDELQRLALGHFSSKNGDLYQCTEITAKQRQIFAAVSVEPPPRFLEIQPSS
- a CDS encoding glycoside hydrolase family 32 protein: MIIVNSEREKELFIQVYDQINKYKHIVGKDPFRLHYHIMPPVGLLNDPNGFIHFQGLYHLFYQWNPFDTKHGSKFWGHYTSADLVHWEHQPPALAPSEWYEKNGCYSGSAIEHEGKMFLFYTGNVKNREGRRESYQCLAVSQDGIHFKKKGPIIRLPQGYTAHFRDPKVWKKGETWYVVIGAQSEKKEGRVVLYSSNDLYTWKYLGALAGGNMNGLGEFGYMWECPDLFELDGQDVLIVSPQGLQPKGYLYNNLYQAGYFVGKMDYKNIHFEHGEFIELDRGFDFYAPQTTLDEKGRRLLIGWMGVPEENEPYHPTIHHRWIHCMTIPRQLKLKDGRLYQKPVDELQKLREKEVTYPHVQIAGRSIKLEQVNGKSVEIILDSMHFDTESLEISFKGNARFIYDPVNKRATLERKSLKEDKIESRHCELPSLHKLHIFLDSSSAEIFLNDGEEVFSSRIFGNVVDESIVFSSKGKVTFRLKKWALRKIFQ
- a CDS encoding sucrose-specific PTS transporter subunit IIBC; amino-acid sequence: MSENRQIAQEIIEAVGGNDNIVSAAHCATRLRIMVKDKEKIDLQRVENIEKVKGAFFNSGQFQIILGTGTVNRIYDEVRKLGVNVTTKAEQAKEAAKSGNAFQRAVRSFGDVFVPIIPVLVATGLFMGLRGLVMQEKILASFGLTPDHISENFILFTQVLTDTAFIFLPALIAWSTFRVFGGTSVIGLVLGLMLVSPALPNAWAVAGGDAEPIMFLGFIPVLGYQGSVLPAFIAGMIGAKLEQKIRKRVPETLDLILTPFLTLLVMIVLALFVIGPVFHSVEELILAGTVAVLELPFGLSGLFIGLVHQIIVVTGVHHIFNLLEIQLLEKFGSNPFNAIITCSIAAQGGAALAVGLKTKSKKLKALALPSSLSAFLGITEPAIFGVNLRYVKPFIMGLIGGATGGFAASIFGLKATGMAITVIPGTLLYLNGQILLYLFVNLIAIGVAFTLTWIFGYTDKLKQQIENDSKAA
- a CDS encoding LacI family DNA-binding transcriptional regulator, encoding MPTIKDIAEMANVSRTTVSRVLNNSGYVSEEVRKRILKIIEETGYVPSEHAKSLRTKRTKVIGVILPKISTETSSRLVSGIDEVLAKEGYQILLTNTNLEKEKEIEYINLLKVRQVDGIILNATNINRELVREINQLNIPFVVIGQEIPGVSNVLYDDYHAAREITTMFIEKGHKKIAFIGVDESDRAVGYWRKKGYLDVMAEHGFPVEEEWVQKGLFDIQSGYEAMKRILKNAKSRPTAIFAVTDRLAIGAMQYIKEKGFSIPKEIAVAGIGASELSNYVTPTLTTVDYQNENAGREAAKLILNHIIKKDKSIKKIILDYRLLIRDSV
- a CDS encoding 3-oxoacyl-ACP reductase, coding for MNINEQVVLITGASRGLGAAIARAFSREGARVVINYYRSEKLANKLAEELGDQTLAIKADIRDSNQVTAMFDQAKKYFNHPVTTIVNNALVNYVFDPQNRKTPDTISWNDYMQQLDGSVKAALNTIQAGLADMKKIGFGRIINIGTNLVQNPVVPYHDYTTSKAALLGFTRNMAKDLGSYGITVNMVSGGLLRTTDASSATSQEVFDLIESTTPLRKVTTPEDLADVVLFFASPWARAVTGQNLIVDGGLVMN
- a CDS encoding SOS response-associated peptidase family protein, translating into MCGRFTLTADENTVLDRFNATKANDFEYVRRYNIAPSQTVLAIVNDGL